A window of Gloeocapsopsis sp. IPPAS B-1203 contains these coding sequences:
- a CDS encoding MarR family winged helix-turn-helix transcriptional regulator, producing MQDQSIKTVATECTCLNLRKASRVITQLFDQALQPSGILANQFTLLAALSLAESVSITRLAQELVMDRTTLTRNLKPLERQGLIRIEPGQDQRVRVVSLTEKGQAALVKALPLWKQAQTKVIEELGQDRWQALLSNLSDTVSLLRES from the coding sequence ATGCAAGACCAATCAATCAAAACCGTTGCTACTGAGTGCACCTGCTTAAATCTGCGCAAAGCATCGCGTGTTATTACGCAATTGTTCGATCAAGCGCTACAACCGAGTGGAATTTTGGCAAATCAGTTTACACTGCTAGCCGCCCTCAGCCTTGCAGAAAGTGTATCAATTACGCGCTTAGCGCAAGAGTTGGTGATGGATCGAACAACACTAACACGCAATCTTAAACCCTTAGAACGCCAAGGTTTGATTCGCATTGAACCAGGTCAAGATCAGCGAGTGCGAGTTGTGAGTTTAACCGAAAAAGGTCAAGCAGCTTTAGTCAAAGCACTTCCGTTATGGAAACAAGCACAAACTAAGGTCATTGAGGAATTGGGTCAAGACCGTTGGCAGGCGTTATTATCCAATTTGTCTGACACAGTATCCTTACTCCGCGAAAGTTAA
- the lipA gene encoding lipoyl synthase, giving the protein MVTVKPDWLRVKAPQWERVGSVKEILRDLALNTVCEEASCPNIGECFNAGTATFLIMGPACTRACPYCDIDFEKKPKALDPTEPERLAEAVRRMRLNHVVITSVNRDDLLDGGASQFVRCIKAIREVSPQTTIEVLIPDLCGNWDALEIILQAQPEVLNHNTETIPRLYRRVRPQGNYDRTLELLRRSRDLAPWVYTKSGLMVGLGETDAEIRAVMEALRAVDCDILTLGQYLQPSQKHLNVAQFVTPEQFDAWKQFGEELGFLQVVSSPLTRSSYHAEQVRELMQRYPRSRF; this is encoded by the coding sequence ATCGTGACTGTTAAGCCAGACTGGTTGCGAGTCAAAGCGCCTCAATGGGAGCGTGTTGGCAGCGTTAAAGAAATTTTACGGGATTTAGCACTCAATACGGTGTGTGAAGAAGCCTCTTGCCCAAATATTGGCGAGTGTTTCAACGCGGGTACTGCAACATTTTTAATTATGGGACCAGCGTGTACCCGTGCGTGTCCGTATTGCGATATAGATTTTGAGAAAAAGCCTAAAGCCCTCGATCCTACTGAACCGGAACGACTTGCAGAAGCAGTACGCCGGATGCGACTGAATCATGTTGTGATTACCTCGGTGAATCGCGATGATTTACTTGATGGTGGGGCATCACAGTTTGTAAGGTGTATTAAAGCAATTCGCGAAGTGTCGCCACAAACGACGATTGAAGTACTCATTCCTGATTTGTGTGGCAACTGGGATGCTTTAGAGATAATTTTACAAGCGCAACCAGAGGTATTAAATCATAATACAGAAACGATACCTCGGCTGTATCGACGAGTACGTCCGCAGGGAAATTACGATCGCACTTTAGAATTACTGCGTCGTTCTCGCGATCTAGCTCCTTGGGTTTATACTAAATCAGGTTTGATGGTTGGGCTAGGAGAAACTGACGCGGAAATTCGCGCTGTAATGGAAGCTCTCCGCGCTGTTGATTGCGATATTCTGACACTAGGACAATATCTACAACCGAGTCAGAAACACCTGAATGTTGCTCAGTTCGTTACGCCAGAACAGTTTGATGCTTGGAAACAGTTTGGCGAAGAGTTAGGTTTTCTGCAAGTTGTCTCTTCCCCCTTAACTCGCAGTTCTTATCATGCAGAACAAGTCAGAGAATTGATGCAACGCTATCCACGTAGTCGATTTTAG
- a CDS encoding NAD(P)H-dependent glycerol-3-phosphate dehydrogenase, giving the protein MISSEFDFSTDNGRIPPKLIAVLGAGAWGSTLADLASATGHNVRLWSRHLDRSLAETVEGVDIIVSAISMKGVRSVVEQIQSLPFAPETIFLTATKGLEPTTTLTPAQIWQATFPHHPIVVLCGPNLSKEVQQGLPAATVVASTNITAAEVVQTVFSSSRFRVYTNTDPIGVELGGTIKNVIAIAAGVCDGLHLGTNAKAALVTRGLTEIIRIGVAWGAKIETFYGLSGLGDLLATCNSPLSRNYQVGYQLAQGKTLAEILEHLEGTAEGVNTTQVLIKKAHQQHISVPITTQVYRLLQAEITPRQALEELMLRDIKPEYNF; this is encoded by the coding sequence GTGATTAGTAGTGAGTTTGATTTCTCCACAGATAATGGGAGAATTCCTCCAAAATTAATTGCAGTTTTGGGTGCTGGTGCTTGGGGTTCAACTTTGGCAGACCTCGCATCTGCAACAGGGCATAATGTGCGTTTATGGTCGCGTCATCTTGACCGTAGTCTAGCAGAAACCGTTGAAGGTGTAGATATTATCGTTTCGGCAATTTCGATGAAAGGCGTGCGATCGGTTGTCGAACAAATTCAATCTTTACCATTTGCACCAGAAACAATTTTTCTGACAGCGACTAAAGGTTTAGAACCAACAACGACTTTAACTCCAGCACAAATTTGGCAAGCTACATTTCCCCACCATCCAATTGTCGTTCTTTGCGGTCCCAATTTATCAAAAGAAGTTCAGCAAGGTTTGCCTGCTGCAACGGTTGTAGCAAGTACAAATATTACTGCAGCAGAAGTTGTGCAAACGGTGTTTTCTTCTAGTCGGTTTCGTGTTTATACCAATACTGATCCGATTGGAGTAGAACTCGGTGGGACAATCAAGAATGTCATTGCGATCGCCGCTGGTGTCTGTGACGGCTTACATTTGGGAACAAACGCTAAAGCTGCGCTTGTGACACGGGGACTTACTGAAATTATTCGGATTGGTGTTGCTTGGGGTGCAAAAATTGAAACTTTTTACGGTTTATCAGGATTAGGAGATCTACTTGCAACGTGTAATAGTCCTTTAAGTCGTAACTACCAAGTTGGTTATCAGCTAGCGCAAGGTAAAACTTTAGCAGAAATTCTCGAACATCTAGAGGGAACAGCCGAGGGTGTGAACACGACGCAAGTTTTAATCAAAAAAGCGCATCAGCAACACATTTCTGTACCAATTACAACTCAAGTTTACAGATTATTACAAGCAGAAATTACACCACGACAAGCATTAGAAGAATTGATGTTACGCGATATCAAACCAGAATATAACTTTTGA
- a CDS encoding HepT-like ribonuclease domain-containing protein yields MQASNRDAAALWDMISAVRRIQEFTANLSFENYQESLLIQSAVERQLEILGEAAGRVSEAFRCTHSEIDWRRIVGLRNILIHRYDEIQQDIL; encoded by the coding sequence ATGCAAGCAAGCAACCGTGATGCTGCTGCACTCTGGGATATGATATCGGCAGTTCGTCGCATCCAGGAATTTACTGCTAACCTCTCTTTTGAGAACTATCAGGAAAGCTTGTTAATTCAAAGTGCAGTAGAGAGACAACTAGAAATTCTTGGCGAAGCAGCAGGTAGAGTATCTGAAGCTTTTCGATGCACACATTCAGAAATTGACTGGCGCAGGATTGTCGGCTTACGAAACATTCTTATTCATCGCTACGATGAGATTCAACAAGATATTCTCTAG
- a CDS encoding nucleotidyltransferase family protein, translating into MTTAIQTITIISERLQASPSQIADYCQRWKIVEFALFGSVLRDDFRFDSDVDVLITLAPHHGWSLFDWLDMQQELETMFQRKVDLVDKRGLKNPYRRSEILKTHQVIYASKQP; encoded by the coding sequence ATGACTACAGCAATCCAAACTATAACTATAATTAGTGAGCGTCTTCAGGCTTCACCATCACAAATTGCCGATTACTGTCAGCGATGGAAAATTGTTGAGTTTGCTTTGTTTGGCTCAGTTTTACGCGATGACTTTCGATTTGATAGCGACGTTGATGTTTTAATAACACTAGCTCCTCATCATGGTTGGAGTTTGTTTGACTGGCTAGACATGCAGCAAGAGCTTGAAACGATGTTTCAACGAAAAGTGGATTTAGTAGATAAACGCGGATTAAAAAATCCCTATCGTAGATCTGAGATTTTGAAAACTCACCAGGTGATTTATGCAAGCAAGCAACCGTGA
- a CDS encoding GNAT family N-acetyltransferase has protein sequence MILQWGKLLRTPEIAMKPQLKMEIAEQPKHDETEFIVQQLIQFNSRCAGDGNFRQLTVFLRDEDDNLVGGLVGSTYWQWLYVDVFWINETYRGGGCGTSLLAAAEQEAVKRGCQYAYLDTFSFQAPEFYQKLGYTVFGELPDFPEGHSRFFLKKVLQ, from the coding sequence GTGATTCTACAATGGGGAAAGCTTTTGCGTACACCAGAAATTGCGATGAAGCCACAACTCAAGATGGAGATAGCCGAGCAACCAAAGCATGATGAGACTGAATTTATTGTTCAACAATTGATCCAATTCAACAGTCGTTGTGCTGGTGACGGCAATTTTCGGCAATTAACTGTGTTCTTAAGAGATGAAGATGATAACTTAGTTGGTGGTTTAGTTGGCTCAACATATTGGCAGTGGTTGTATGTTGATGTTTTTTGGATAAATGAAACTTACCGAGGAGGAGGTTGCGGTACCTCTCTTCTAGCTGCTGCGGAGCAGGAAGCAGTTAAGCGCGGCTGTCAATATGCCTATTTAGATACGTTTAGCTTTCAAGCACCAGAGTTTTATCAAAAACTTGGATACACTGTGTTTGGTGAGCTACCAGACTTTCCGGAAGGACACAGCCGATTCTTCTTAAAAAAAGTGCTGCAATAA